In one Elephas maximus indicus isolate mEleMax1 chromosome 9, mEleMax1 primary haplotype, whole genome shotgun sequence genomic region, the following are encoded:
- the LOC126082527 gene encoding NUT family member 2D-like has protein sequence MATPVLGPDTTMNPGASMSPFTVLPFPPHTPGPPQQTPWMHHPRPLMTSSCLPGTPLGLSAFPRTLLVPSTGNSGPCGARPAKVIFQVRTEGSSAELPGIQTFVMGQTPLNWSAPEAPSGAVEHAPPPYGEASAVIPATSVVATQACRGVWSPALSLQAPPPAAQLASIFPQVKACSGQHASSGEKSLAVTQSRPSLDDSSCNPQSVYQNYRRWQCFKSLARRHHPQSPDTEALSCFLIPVLRSLARLKPTMTLEEGLWRSVQEWQRKSNFDRMIFYEMAEKFMEFEAEEELQIQMLQQRNASVCLLPPAPRDLDPHGPSSTVAAQRPVFIPKKGVSMAQPPKQHRHRTKHPWEPKRSHEIPPEAVKEYVEIMEDLLGTAHSATVEPDGKYEEEENEQQQEEDELYPDPGLLSYIDKLCAQEGFITKVEAVIHPQFLEMLLSPESQVDPLSLRQELEEEEGLTLTQLVEKRLLELKGNVGVEASPTSGVPTSESRGTESGTSQDAGSTDNHNSQLQTSKKMSTKKLDADDLPKDGSGHSHPSTSKELALFTWSPMSQELKSAQSTSPQRRPSRTYPRLGNRGTLMSLEASPISETPGKGEGSSEEEKEEDELPSLDFLLASQESLLPWSLSKSPLSASSILHHGIRGTWGSSQLRCPETVSLRQPGHTAAKCKIPVQVRTPSLAAKRPYSGADLGVSGRQPLTVGEVQPSLPLKRKCDPSTHGKRKKHLLSQ, from the exons ATGG CAACTCCAGTGCTGGGACCGGATACGACCATGAATCCTGGTGCCTCCATGTCTCCTTTCACTGTACTGCCCTTTCCCCCACACACTCCTGGACCTCCACAGCAAACACCCTGGATGCACCACCCACGGCCCCTCATGACTTCATCATGCCTTCCAGGCACCCCTCTTGGGCTCTCTGCTTTCCCCAGGACACTTCTTGTGCCAAGCACTGGGAATTCTGGCCCCTGTGGGGCCAGGCCTGCAAAGGTCATTTTTCAAGTGAGGACAGAAGGGAGTTCAGCAGAGCTCCCTGGAATTCAGACCTTCGTCATGGGGCAGACCCCACTTAATTGGAGTGCCCCAGAGGCTCCCAGTGGGGCAGTTGAGCATGCCCCACCCCCTTATGGGGAagcctctgctgtgatccctgccaCTTCTGTTGTGGCTACTCAGGCTTGTAGGGGAGTTTGGTCCCCAGCTCTTTCTCTTCAAgctccaccaccagctgcccagctGGCCTCCATTTTCCCCCAAGTGAAGGCTTGCTCAGGCCAACATGCTTCTTCTGGGGAGAAAAGCCTGGCCGTCACACAATCCAGGCCTTCGCTGGATGACTCCTCCTGTAATCCCCAGAGTGTTTACCAGAACTACCGACGTTGGCAATGTTTCAAGTCTCTGGCCCGGAGGCACCATCCCCAAAGCCCTGATACAGAagctctttcctgctttctcat CCCAGTCCTGCGATCCCTGGCTAGACTGAAGCCCACCATGACCCTGGAGGAGGGACTCTGGCGGTCTGTACAGGAATGGCAGCGCAAAAGCAATTTTGACCGGATGATCTTCTATGAGATGGCAGAAAA GTTCATGGAGTTTGAGGCAGAGGAGGAGTTACAGATTCAGATGTTGCAGCAGAGGAATGCGTCTGTCTGCCTGCTTCCTCCGGCTCCACGCGATCTTGATCCTCACGGGCCTTCATCCACTGTGGCTGCCCAGCGTCCAG tgttcattccaaagaagggagtttccatggCACAGCCCCCTAAGCAACATCGACACAGAACCAAGCACCCCTGGGAGCCCAAGCGGTCCCATGAAATCCCTCCCGAAGCTGTCAAAGAGTATGTTGAGATCATGGAAGATCTCCTTGGAACTGCCCATTCAGCCACTGTGGAGCCAGAtggaaaatatgaagaagaagaaaatgagcaacaacagGAAGAGGATGAGCTCTACCCAGACCCGGGACTCCTGAGCTACATTGACAAGCTGTGTGCACAGGAAGGATTTATCACGAAG gtggaagcagttattCACCCTCAGTTCCTGGAAATGTTACTATCACCAGAATCACAGGTAGATCCCCTGTCCTTAAGGCAGGagctggaggaagaggaaggactcACTCTCACTCAG CTGGTAGAGAAGCGACTGCTGGAATTGAAAGGAAATGTGGGTGTGGAGGCATCCCCAACTTCAGGTGTGCCAACCAGTGAGTCACGTGGTACAGAGTCTGGGACCAGTCAAGATGCAGGGAGCACAGATAACCACAACAGCCAACTACAGACGAGCAAGAAAATGAGCACAAAAAAGTTGGATGCAGATGACCTGCCAAAAGATGGCAGCGGACACAGTCATCCGTCTACGTCAAAAGAACTTGCTCTCTTTACATGGAGTCCCATGTCACAGGAACTTAAGTCTGCACAATCAACTTCTCCTCAACGGCGTCCTAGTCGCACCTACCCTAGATTGGGAAACAGAGGAACCTTAATGTCCTTAGAAGCCTCTCCTATTAGTGAAACACCTGGAAAAGGAGAAGGGTCcagtgaagaagaaaaggaagaggacgaACTCCccagccttgacttcctcttggcATCTCAAGAAAGCCTACTGCCCTGGAGTCTTTCCAAGAGTCCTCTGTCTGCCTCCAGCATTCTGCACCATGGAATTCGGGGTACTTGGGGATCATCCCAGCTCCGATGTCCGGAGACAGTGAGTCTTCGCCAACCTGGACATACAGCTGCCAAGTGTAAGATCCCAGTTCAAGTCAGAACTCCATCACTTGCTGCAAAGCGGCCCTACTCAGGGGCTGACCTTGGAGTCTCTGGGAGGCAACCCTTGACTGTGGGAGAGGTCCAACCCTCACTGCCTCTAAAAAGAAAGTGTGACCCTTCCACACatggaaaaaggaagaagcaTCTTCTTAGCCAGTAG